In Allomuricauda ruestringensis DSM 13258, the following proteins share a genomic window:
- a CDS encoding helix-turn-helix domain-containing protein has product MSKIKEKREELNITQEQLAEKCGVSTRTIQRIEAGAEPKGHTLNALTKALGLEVSDLKESPSVMVHSDHTWLKIINFSSLPLTVLPPLNIVVPLIIMFAKKEVNRMNKQVVTLQIFWTIGAFILFMLASFMKNWFDLGNKLILVTMIVLVLSNVFVILRNSFEIDKRGKLYVDLNFSII; this is encoded by the coding sequence GTGTCCAAGATAAAGGAAAAAAGAGAGGAATTGAACATCACACAGGAACAGTTGGCGGAGAAATGTGGGGTTTCCACAAGGACCATACAACGTATTGAGGCAGGTGCGGAACCCAAGGGCCATACTTTGAATGCACTGACAAAGGCTTTAGGACTAGAGGTTTCGGATTTGAAGGAAAGTCCTTCCGTTATGGTACATAGTGACCATACCTGGCTAAAGATCATCAATTTTTCTTCCTTGCCGCTTACGGTGCTGCCTCCTTTGAATATTGTTGTGCCCCTTATTATCATGTTTGCCAAAAAAGAAGTGAACAGGATGAACAAACAGGTGGTGACCCTTCAGATTTTTTGGACCATTGGGGCCTTTATTCTTTTTATGCTGGCTTCATTTATGAAGAATTGGTTTGATTTGGGCAATAAGCTTATTCTCGTAACCATGATTGTTTTGGTGTTGTCCAATGTGTTTGTCATCCTCAGGAATTCCTTTGA